TTGATCCTTTCTGAAATGATCAACGAGGAAGATCGTACAAACTTTAACTACTTTTAGAGATATTACAGGCTCTTTATTGTGTAGAACAGCACGCGGCTGCGtagaattatattacatatgtataaacttTTATCGGCATCGTTACACgtagctttttttttcaaaaaactcTTATATCGTACAtataacattctttttttattccttgtGTGTCTGCGTGCttaaatcattatttctcCTCGTACACGCTCGCCATTACCATTCCTTTAAAAAACAGACGTAAAAAATCGAACacgaattttactttttttttccttagaaagaaaaagaaaaaagagaaaaatgacaGAAACAAAGTGCCTATGTATAATGCGTATGCAacgcagaaagagagacgtaGGAAAACGTTTGTCGAGAACGTATAGAtacaaatatgtatgtgttgtGTGTATGTTTTTATATGTGTGCGTATCATGTGATATGTCGTCGCAAAATTTTGCCATACAAGTTTCATACCAAGAATCGAAAACAATGCTAGAACATGATCTTGACGTTCTTACACcacatttcttttatctttgtatttatttttctatctccttttgcatagataaaaattaaaacaaaatatatgtattgtgtgtgtatgtgtgtatattgaCTATAGTGGAAAAAAGACGAATCATTAAATCGGTATACGGTGATATGCTGACAAGAggatgacgacaataacgtttactggcaataataataataataataataataataataataataataataataataataataataataataataataaaaataataataataataataataataataataatcataataataatgataatgataatgataatgataatgataatgataatgataatgataatgataatgataatgataataatgataataataataataataataataataataataataataataataataataataagaataataataataataataataataataataataataataataataatataaaataataatataaaataataatataaaataataatgatgataataataatataaaataataataataaagacgatGATAGTGCTTAATAGTAAATATCATTACCGAGTAAATCCACTCACGCAATTAAACCCTGCCTCTGTTTCCTTAGACGATACTCttagctattttttttttctttatcagcGAATTTTTGGGAACATTTCTCCACCAAGTTTTTCAACTTAACACCTTCAGCTTATAACTCACTTCCTCGACAACGTATATAATCTAGAAAGATAGATCTTTATAAACTCTTAGTTGCGCCTCGCTATTCCCCTCGTACGAACGCGTTCGCGCGATGAACGATAATTAAACTTTCTATCGCGTTTATATCATATCttctaataatagaaatttttaaaaagcgCCGCCTGCtctattttcgtttaattttttttcttttctttgcttttcttttaatgcGCCGAGGATACCATCGAcattttgcaaatatttaaACCTTTCTATCAAtcaatcttccttttttctttctttcatctttatctTCTCGACTTCTTTACTTACAAACTctcctatctttttctctctcaatcttgtcttcttattctttcattttcacatagtacatacacacagacacacacacaggaCACACACAGGGCACACACACAGGACACACACAGTACATACACATCATACACACACCACACAACATTTACTACtcttcttactctctttctctctctctctctctctctctgtttctctttgtttctctcatttctttgcCGCTTACAATAAAATCTTACGTCAttcttttcatcattttttggATTGGCAGGCGAATAAAGCTGCCGCTCGCTGGACTAGAGATTTCACTACTGCTTTTATTGCGCATTCGTTCTACGATATACctcgaaagaaatttctccTTCTCATTTACATCGTCCTTGCACATGTGCGTTTGTTACCACCCCTTTCTCTTCTCACACCTTttgtgttttctcttttcttatttttttctttttttacttttctttaattaccttctctcctttctctttcttactctcaattttttttcttgcagaTTTTGTTCATTTCCTTTATGGAAAGATTttcgaaaagattttcttcAGCGCTGTGCATCGAACTTCCAAGTCACAGTTTGGAACTTGAAACGAATTTCatttaagaatttttcttctgcttaaaaaaaaaaaaaatatatatatatatatatatatatatatatatattgtattaaaaaaagaaaaataaaggactTCTACAATCGCGAGCTTCGCTTTTTTTAAGGCACGGTCTCGAAGACGCTCGTCTTTCGCAAAAAGGGTTTCGATAATTCGTGACTGCGTCCATCGAGGACCGGTGAAGAGAAAAACACACTGACTGTCCTCTaccttttattatcatcatcatcatcatcatcatcattgtcatcatcatcatcttcatcatcatcatcatcatcatcatcatcatcatcatcatcttattcatcataatcatcatcttcatcattgtcatcatcatcattatcatcatcataatcattatcatcatcacaAATTTCATCCgcctcctcttcctcatcatcataatcatcttcatcataatcattatcatcatcataatcatcattatcatcgtcagtTCCCAACGCTTCCCCCTCCCCGAGAttgagatttatatatatgaaaataaagtgATTTTTACATGGGGATACGTCGTCGTGACCCAACGGAACTTGAATCGAATATCTTCGAGGATCGTTTCAACTTCCGTCAcattttaattctaatttcttttttcctttcttcttttaacatAATCATAAGATtggttatttatttcttaaaaattaatttacagatattctgattttcttttccattcaaTGTTTTCAAAATGGGAGAAAGTAATCGCATGATTCTATGAAACTCtatcaattattgttattccacaagagagagagagggggggaggggcagagtgagagagagagagagagagagaggaaggaagagagaaatagagatgggAATCTAATTCTCAAGACATTTTGGTGAAGGATCGATTCAAATGGTAGATAAAGAATATGAATTAAATTACGTTATCCTTCGAGCACTGATCGTTTTTAAACGcatcagaagaaaaaaagaaaaaaaaaaagaaaaagaaaaagtcaagtaaaaagtaataattacaaataaaataaaataggggAAGATGTCAAGCACATTGATGTCTCTTTGGTTAATCTATCGTAATGTTCAagttaaagaagagaaacaaaaaagtaaacgTGTAAACGAACGAGTCGAATATCTCGAAGTAcccttatcttcttttatttttcgataatcCTTACATCGATACGAATCAACGCGAAGATACTATTGAATTCGAGACGCAAATAACACTGAGtataatatgtaaatgaaaaaaaaacatctacTACGACGTCATGATGATAACGTTAACGAACGTGAATTGTTATGACCATCCTAATGATGAtcacgatagaaaaaaaaatgatcgctAACACACGCTACTTCAAGCAAGGATATATCGATAATCCATAATGAAgttcgtaaaagaaaataagaataacgttaataaccgaaaagtaaaaataatagcagtagtaatagtgatagAGTGAATAGTGacgttattttataataataataataataataataataataataataataataataataataataataataataataataataataatcttaataataattaatattagtaattagCAATAACTGACGACGTTCGCTAAATAACGCAAATACGTGAAAAGTATCCACCAATGGAAAAGCACCCTCgctcacttttttctctctttctcctcttgtTCTTGAAGCCACAAGCAAAACGCATATACTTGTCTGCACTTTAAAAATCACACGAAAAGATTGCGAAGGGTACCGATATGCCGCTAGGAAAGAGAATTTCCGATACAATCGGATAGCTtgataagagagaagaaaaaagatcacaCAGGTCATTGTATTCATCTTTCCTCTCCGTAttactctttatctttttctcatttctcagAAGAAAAAGCATTAGGAGCAGCAGCAAAGTTATGTTGCGTTTTCGCCTGGTTGAGTCGGTAACGACGAAGGCAGTGATCGCGCTATGGAAGCACATTTCTGCCGATTGGACAAGACAGCGGCACATCTATTTGACATCTTAATTGATACTTTTCATTATACCGAAATCATTgacttctttatttattttattttctgcaTTTCGGAACCCCTCTTGTTAATCCTCTGTCTTTCTtgctctcctctctttctctctctctctctctctctctctctctctctctttctctctctctctctctctctctctctctctctctctcgtcctaGTGCAATGGAAATAGAATCAAAGTAGTAGTACGCACTATCGGCAGTAGGAAAAAACGTAAAAGAGAACCACGTTTTATGCCGATCACGGAAGAGGACAATCATCTTCCAAGATCGACGTGGTCAAATCCCTGATCTCAATAAGACGAGAATATCATCGTCGTGTCCGTAGCCGCAGCTTGCCTTTTCAGTTTCTGGACCTGTCTTTAACACGACATCGACGCGATGCCGGCGTTCAGGATCTATAAATACGAATAACATCCTTGATGGGTGCACGACAGAGCGGACAATGACCGCCACCCTTGCCGCGCCATTGTTGAATGGCGCAAGGATAACACATGCACATGTGACCACACATGTATAGGACACTGTCGATACTCCTCTCGTAGCAAATGGAACACTCGCTTGGTTGACCTGGGGTTGGCTGAAGACCTTCACTCCATTGTTGAAGATGAGAGGATGCTTGCGATGTGAGAGTACCATCAAGACTTTGATAAGTCACCGGATCGACATAAGTCGAGGAACCTGTGCTGGTCATCGTGCCGGTAAGCGGTGGTGAGGATTGTCTGGAGGATCCAGGATGAGGTACAGGTGCTGCTGAAGACGGTGGTAGATGAGATACTGTTGCTGCTGAGTTTCTATGAGCGGCAGACGCATAAATCGGTTGTGGTGTAGGCGGTGGTGGTGCTGGGTAACCACCTTGAGGTGGAAGATTCACGACGAGTACCGTGCCGCCACCAACGGTTGGCTTGAACTGGACCATTTCGGAGAATCTCGAAAGTTCGGTAGCTGCGTTGCTATGGTTCGaatgttgttgttgctgttgttgctgctgctgaaTTATCGTCGCTGGTGAAGGATTGCTTTGACGTTGCCTCGGCGGAGAAGTAGGCCTGCTCGCGAGCATTCTTACGCGTTGCGTGCTACCGTAGACATCCACGAACGCCCAGAGTTGGAGACTCTGATCAACATGCATGACCACATTAGGTGGTCCTCCGTTCTTGCTCATTTGAACCTCGCCATAGTGAGTGACAGTGAAGGCAATTTCGTCACCAGGCTGCGGACTCGAAGCTACATCCTTCGACACGACCCAGTATTCTGGACGATCCAATAAGAGATCACTATCGTCTGGTAGGTCTTCGGCTGTCAAGCGAGCTGGATCACAAGAAGTCAAACCCAAGGCGAGTGCTCCGACGTACATCGGTTCCGTCGCTAGGATTTGCACGACCAGTCGCTCACCTAGTAGCAACGGCCGTCCGGTGAAGGCGTAGCCGTGACAGAATTCCGTGTCGGTGCGCGTTGCCACGCACTGTTGATTACTGAAGCGGATGTTTCTGCCGCGGGTActggaaaaaaacgaagaaagacaAGGAAGTGGTTAGCGTGCGCTTCGACGGCGGACACAGGAGATATTATAGTATAGTAGGGTAGTAAGAGAGTGAGACTTATCATTTGACTTTTACGTATCTTTCTTGATAAAGGAAGGAAATTTTGATCTCTCTTTAACGTTGATAGAGATCGAATGCAAAATCGATCGTCAGATTGTAAGATCGTAAAGTATTCTTTTACTTACTGGTGGAAGGGCAATGGGGTAAAGATGACACCGGCTGGTTGAAACCTGAGTCCAGGCAGCTCGACGTCAGGCTCATGATGGATCGACATGCTCTGCATGGACGGAACGATGATTCTCTCGACGTCCCTGCCAGCATTGCTAGCATCGTCCATCGCCGAGTGCCTGCTGTGCTGCGCATTGTCTTCGTTACTATGCTCCGCGCCTcgtctaatattattaaaatgttgtCTATTGGGATCGACGAACTCGATGGCAGTACTGTTGCCGTAGACATCGATGATCGCCCATAATGGACTACGAGTTTCGACGCCAGTAAAGAAGAGACCCTTTTCTTCCCCATTAACACCGAAGTGAACATCTCCGGCGGATGTGACGTAATAAAAGAGAACTGTGTCCGGTTCGGCGAACCTCTCAGCTAGTGCTTTGGCCCAGTAGCCAGGCTTGTTTGTTAGGTCCGGACAAGCATACCTTGGAAGACCGCTTCTTAGATTGATAGGATCGTTGCTGGTAAAGCCGAAACGTATAACACCACTCCAATTATCCGAGATTTCCAAGAACTTCACGcatacctaaaaaaaaaaaagaagaaaattaaaatcttttaattatcattctttttccaGGATAAAGTAATAAGTTCATTTGCCTGTTTGCCTCTATTATACGCTAAGCACTTTGGTTTATTGTGAATTTtcttaacattaaaaagagTCGATCGCGACCGATAGCTAATAGGGTTTTGAAATAAGCAGCGTGAATTTTGTTGTTAATTAACCTTCATCGATCTCTCACTAAGTTTATCATAGTCAGTCACTAAACTAGAAATAATGCGAGCAACGTTATTTAGCATTATTATCACTTTCATTGCTCATACGTTCGTTTCggtaattaataaaacgttACCTACGAAgggttctctttttctctctttttttttatctatctatctttacctctctctttttctttcgagtttCCCTAcgcgtattaattaatattaaccaATTTAACGTTCAGCTTGAAATCGCTTATTATATTCAGTAGCAGTCAGCTAGAGATCCCTCGCGGATAAGAATTTTAAACGGCCACGCTTCCGCGATGCACCTAATTGCGAAGAAATTAACGCGCTATCGTGCCTCGCGACTTGCTTCggcgaaaaaaataaacgtatcCTTGCCCACCGACGAGTCGATTCTCATTATTCCACGAATTAGTACAGTATATGCATCTCCGTATAATACAGctatgaaacttatacgaataTTTCTTTGCCTTTTTAACACGAAACGAACAATTCCCATGGGGAAgctattacaaaatataagtCTTTGAAGTGCCGATTCGATGATATTGGAATTTTCGAGAAAGACCTTTAAAATTTATTGCCAATTCTTCTCATAAATTATCGGCCCAGTAACTTATCATCTTTCCaatcttttataatctattcttttttatttgtgtgtttaaaaacgtattataatttaacataaacaaatattacgaACTTGAATGATTACGTTGATCGTTTGAATGTCTTTGAGTTCGAAATTTTAGAAAGAAACGAGTCAACGGAAATTCTTTTAGGAAAAAATCATAATGCGAGACAACGCTCGGTGAAATCAATGGAGAGCACGTAGAACCTTCGACCTACTCGCCTACGCTCTGCCAATCTCCTTTGAAGAGTGAAAAGAACGCATGTATaaactgaaagaaaaaaaaagagagagagagagagagggagagagagaatagtagATACCGGCGCCACGTAACATGCATgtcttttatataatcaacGCGTAGATATACCTACTACTCTCTGAACAGATGAATTAGTTGGAATAAGTCAAGAAACGCAGTGGTTAGATCAACAGTTAAACGAGAAACCCACGTAAAATAGTTGTGTCTTCAGGGTCGGCATGCTTCTTAATAGATACGAAATAGATGGAGAATATAAATGACGATTTCTCGAGTGGAACGAAAGTCACCTATTTCTCACGATCCGCGAGGGATAACAAGGAAACACATGTTACGTGCGTGTGTAAGAAGCGAGAGTGCAAATAATCATTGTGACCTTCGAGAGATCGCTTTTAAgattgtatttctttctttgatatttttaaccATCTTTACTCTGTTATACGAATCTAATTCTATGAGAATGAAGTTTGATATTGACTTTTTAAAgcaattgtaaa
This is a stretch of genomic DNA from Vespa crabro chromosome 3, iyVesCrab1.2, whole genome shotgun sequence. It encodes these proteins:
- the LOC124423142 gene encoding protein neuralized isoform X2; this translates as MLGYESIVGFAPSISSKRLNVLDQRVKVMKYRRGTILRGALREAPRSSSAGTNNLPPLTFHQVHGDNIRLCNGGTIARRHESFCKGVTFSARPVRVGEKVCVKFLEISDNWSGVIRFGFTSNDPINLRSGLPRYACPDLTNKPGYWAKALAERFAEPDTVLFYYVTSAGDVHFGVNGEEKGLFFTGVETRSPLWAIIDVYGNSTAIEFVDPNRQHFNNIRRGAEHSNEDNAQHSRHSAMDDASNAGRDVERIIVPSMQSMSIHHEPDVELPGLRFQPAGVIFTPLPFHHTRGRNIRFSNQQCVATRTDTEFCHGYAFTGRPLLLGERLVVQILATEPMYVGALALGLTSCDPARLTAEDLPDDSDLLLDRPEYWVVSKDVASSPQPGDEIAFTVTHYGEVQMSKNGGPPNVVMHVDQSLQLWAFVDVYGSTQRVRMLASRPTSPPRQRQSNPSPATIIQQQQQQQQQHSNHSNAATELSRFSEMVQFKPTVGGGTVLVVNLPPQGGYPAPPPPTPQPIYASAAHRNSAATVSHLPPSSAAPVPHPGSSRQSSPPLTGTMTSTGSSTYVDPVTYQSLDGTLTSQASSHLQQWSEGLQPTPGQPSECSICYERSIDSVLYMCGHMCMCYPCAIQQWRGKGGGHCPLCRAPIKDVIRIYRS
- the LOC124423142 gene encoding protein neuralized isoform X1 yields the protein MGVSGECAVKGSKSQPCHCCASHVVASPSASVQQQQQLQQHHHHQLQQQQHQRHNNHHHHHHHHEVHHAIHPNHHHHHHHHQDKNNVPVEVQHNGDNGNILAPLRSKMKVLKKLKRKMGLAPRSSSAGTNNLPPLTFHQVHGDNIRLCNGGTIARRHESFCKGVTFSARPVRVGEKVCVKFLEISDNWSGVIRFGFTSNDPINLRSGLPRYACPDLTNKPGYWAKALAERFAEPDTVLFYYVTSAGDVHFGVNGEEKGLFFTGVETRSPLWAIIDVYGNSTAIEFVDPNRQHFNNIRRGAEHSNEDNAQHSRHSAMDDASNAGRDVERIIVPSMQSMSIHHEPDVELPGLRFQPAGVIFTPLPFHHTRGRNIRFSNQQCVATRTDTEFCHGYAFTGRPLLLGERLVVQILATEPMYVGALALGLTSCDPARLTAEDLPDDSDLLLDRPEYWVVSKDVASSPQPGDEIAFTVTHYGEVQMSKNGGPPNVVMHVDQSLQLWAFVDVYGSTQRVRMLASRPTSPPRQRQSNPSPATIIQQQQQQQQQHSNHSNAATELSRFSEMVQFKPTVGGGTVLVVNLPPQGGYPAPPPPTPQPIYASAAHRNSAATVSHLPPSSAAPVPHPGSSRQSSPPLTGTMTSTGSSTYVDPVTYQSLDGTLTSQASSHLQQWSEGLQPTPGQPSECSICYERSIDSVLYMCGHMCMCYPCAIQQWRGKGGGHCPLCRAPIKDVIRIYRS
- the LOC124423142 gene encoding protein neuralized isoform X4, translated to MGQSSSNTGHSAPRSSSAGTNNLPPLTFHQVHGDNIRLCNGGTIARRHESFCKGVTFSARPVRVGEKVCVKFLEISDNWSGVIRFGFTSNDPINLRSGLPRYACPDLTNKPGYWAKALAERFAEPDTVLFYYVTSAGDVHFGVNGEEKGLFFTGVETRSPLWAIIDVYGNSTAIEFVDPNRQHFNNIRRGAEHSNEDNAQHSRHSAMDDASNAGRDVERIIVPSMQSMSIHHEPDVELPGLRFQPAGVIFTPLPFHHTRGRNIRFSNQQCVATRTDTEFCHGYAFTGRPLLLGERLVVQILATEPMYVGALALGLTSCDPARLTAEDLPDDSDLLLDRPEYWVVSKDVASSPQPGDEIAFTVTHYGEVQMSKNGGPPNVVMHVDQSLQLWAFVDVYGSTQRVRMLASRPTSPPRQRQSNPSPATIIQQQQQQQQQHSNHSNAATELSRFSEMVQFKPTVGGGTVLVVNLPPQGGYPAPPPPTPQPIYASAAHRNSAATVSHLPPSSAAPVPHPGSSRQSSPPLTGTMTSTGSSTYVDPVTYQSLDGTLTSQASSHLQQWSEGLQPTPGQPSECSICYERSIDSVLYMCGHMCMCYPCAIQQWRGKGGGHCPLCRAPIKDVIRIYRS
- the LOC124423142 gene encoding protein neuralized isoform X3, coding for MMALSYHRPRRPLTVNRATRVARLRLSGNAFAPRSSSAGTNNLPPLTFHQVHGDNIRLCNGGTIARRHESFCKGVTFSARPVRVGEKVCVKFLEISDNWSGVIRFGFTSNDPINLRSGLPRYACPDLTNKPGYWAKALAERFAEPDTVLFYYVTSAGDVHFGVNGEEKGLFFTGVETRSPLWAIIDVYGNSTAIEFVDPNRQHFNNIRRGAEHSNEDNAQHSRHSAMDDASNAGRDVERIIVPSMQSMSIHHEPDVELPGLRFQPAGVIFTPLPFHHTRGRNIRFSNQQCVATRTDTEFCHGYAFTGRPLLLGERLVVQILATEPMYVGALALGLTSCDPARLTAEDLPDDSDLLLDRPEYWVVSKDVASSPQPGDEIAFTVTHYGEVQMSKNGGPPNVVMHVDQSLQLWAFVDVYGSTQRVRMLASRPTSPPRQRQSNPSPATIIQQQQQQQQQHSNHSNAATELSRFSEMVQFKPTVGGGTVLVVNLPPQGGYPAPPPPTPQPIYASAAHRNSAATVSHLPPSSAAPVPHPGSSRQSSPPLTGTMTSTGSSTYVDPVTYQSLDGTLTSQASSHLQQWSEGLQPTPGQPSECSICYERSIDSVLYMCGHMCMCYPCAIQQWRGKGGGHCPLCRAPIKDVIRIYRS